The Penaeus vannamei isolate JL-2024 chromosome 13, ASM4276789v1, whole genome shotgun sequence genome window below encodes:
- the LOC113811423 gene encoding endocuticle structural glycoprotein SgAbd-1-like has protein sequence MPFVIGPCTGSLGTGGGTTCPTNGCTVRLAQDVLLAQSITCVGGNDAATLTLTPPLVYKAWFERPASLTFWAVRLATPSAVMKIFVFVTVVSVCLADRLPSHFGYASPQPSSAFSHRSRPASRPSFSAPRPAPQPTYSAPRSAPGPLVPILVDDRVHPDAAGAYSFNVETGDGISRQESGSPIPAKEGPVTAMSGSYSFPLPDGQQFELRFVADENGFQPQSPFLPVAPAFPHPIPAHALRQIERARQGPSQGYSAPSRPSRPSNSYGIPQ, from the exons atgccttttgtgatAGGTCCTTGCACAGGATCATTGGGTACTGGTggtgggaccacgtgtccaaccaatggttgtactgtgagactagcacaggacgtgttacttgcacaatcc ATTACTTGCGTGGGTGGCAATGATGCTGCCACCTTGACCCTGACTCCTCCACTGGTATATAAAGCTTGGTTCGAGAGACCGGCATCACTCACCTTCTGGGCCGTTCGACTAGCCACACCCTCCGCCGTCATGAAGATC tTTGTATTCGTCACAGTTGTATCAGTCTGTCTGGCTGACAGACTGCCCAGTCACTTCGGCTATGCCTCTCCTCAACCTTCTTCAGCCTTCAGCCACAGGTCGCGACCTGCATCTCGCCCTTCCTTTTCCGCCCCAAGACCTGCTCCCCAGCCAACCTACTCCGCCCCAAGATCTGCTCCCGGACCACTAGTGCCCATCCTTGTGGACGACCGCGTCCACCCCGACGCCGCCGGTGCTTACAGCTTCAATGTTGAGACCGGTGACGGCATCTCACGCCAGGAAAGTGGATCGCCTATTCCCGCCAAGGAGGGTCCCGTCACAGCCATGTCCGGATCCTACTC CTTTCCCCTTCCTGACGGACAACAGTTTGAGCTTCGCTTCGtagctgacgagaacggcttccagcctcaGTCGCCCTTCCTTCCCGTGGCGCCAGCcttccctcatcccatccccgcccacgccctcaggCAAATCGAACGCGCCCGTCAAGGACCTTCTCAGGGATACAGCGCCCCTTCTCgaccctctcgcccttccaattCCTATGGCATTCCTCAGTAG
- the LOC138863706 gene encoding pupal cuticle protein 27-like, whose protein sequence is MGHELSRQVFGDAVTVQKDQATGPCTGSLGTGGGTTCPTNGCTVRLAQDVLLAQSITCVGGNDAATLTLTPPLVYKAWFERPASLTFWAVRLATPSAVMKIFVFVTVVSVCLADRLPSHFGYASPQPSSAFSHRSRPASRPSFSAPRPAPQPTYSAPRSAPGPIVPILVDDRVHPDAAGAYSFNVETGDGISRQESGSPIPAKEGPVTAMSGSYSFPLPDGQQFELRFVADENGFQPQSPFLPVAPAFPHPIPAHALRQIERARQGPSQGYSAPSRPSRPSNSYGIPQ, encoded by the exons atgggtcatgaactctctcgacaagtatttggagatgcagttactgtgcagaaggaccaagctacgg GTCCTTGCACAGGATCATTGGGTACTggtggcgggaccacgtgtccaaccaatggttgtactgtgagactagcacaggacgtgttacttgcacaatcc ATTACTTGCGTGGGTGGCAATGATGCTGCCACCTTGACCCTGACTCCTCCACTGGTATATAAAGCTTGGTTCGAGAGACCGGCATCACTCACCTTCTGGGCCGTTCGACTAGCCACACCCTCCGCCGTCATGAAGATC tTTGTATTCGTCACAGTTGTATCAGTCTGTCTGGCTGACAGACTGCCCAGTCACTTCGGCTATGCCTCTCCTCAACCTTCTTCAGCCTTCAGCCACAGGTCGCGACCTGCATCTCGCCCTTCCTTTTCCGCCCCAAGACCTGCTCCCCAGCCAACCTACTCCGCCCCAAGATCTGCTCCCGGACCAATAGTGCCCATCCTTGTGGACGACCGCGTCCACCCCGACGCCGCCGGTGCTTACAGCTTCAATGTTGAGACCGGTGACGGCATCTCACGCCAGGAAAGTGGATCGCCTATTCCCGCCAAGGAGGGTCCTGTCACAGCCATGTCCGGATCCTACTC CTTTCCCCTTCCTGACGGACAACAGTTTGAGCTTCGCTTCGtagctgacgagaacggcttccagcctcaGTCGCCCTTCCTTCCCGTGGCGCCAGCcttccctcatcccatccccgcccacgccctcaggCAAATCGAGCGCGCCCGTCAAGGACCTTCTCAGGGATACAGCGCCCCTTCtcgtccctctcgcccttccaattCCTATGGCATTCCTCAATAG
- the LOC113811424 gene encoding cuticle protein AM1239-like, with the protein MKILAFAALVSVCLADRLPSHFGYASPQPSSAFSHRSRPASRPSFSAPRPAPQPTYSAPRSAPGPLVPILVDDRVHPDAAGAYSFNVETGDGISRQESGSPIPAKEGPVTAMSGSYSFPLPDGKQFELRFVADENGFQPQSPFLPVAPAFPHPIPAHALRQIERARQGPSQGYSAPSRPSRPSNSYGIPH; encoded by the exons ATGAAGATC CTTGCATTCGCCGCACTTGTATCAGTCTGTCTGGCTGACAGACTGCCCAGTCACTTCGGCTATGCCTCTCCTCAACCTTCTTCAGCCTTCAGCCACAGGTCGCGACCTGCATCTCGTCCTTCCTTTTCCGCCCCAAGGCCTGCTCCCCAGCCAACCTACTCCGCCCCAAGATCTGCTCCCGGACCACTAGTGCCCATCCTTGTGGACGACCGCGTCCACCCCGACGCCGCCGGCGCTTACAGCTTCAATGTTGAGACCGGTGACGGCATCTCACGCCAGGAAAGTGGATCGCCTATTCCCGCCAAGGAGGGTCCCGTCACGGCCATGTCCGGATCCTACTC CTTTCCCCTTCCTGACGGAAAACAGTTTGAGCTTCGCTTTGTAGCTGATGAGAACGGCTTCCAACCTCAGTCGCCCTTCCTTCCCGTGGCGCCagccttccctcaccccatccccgcccacgccctcaggCAAATCGAACGCGCCCGTCAAGGACCTTCTCAGGGATACAGCGCCCCTTCtcgtccctctcgcccttccaattCCTATGGCATTCCTCACTAG
- the LOC138863800 gene encoding cuticle protein AM1239-like, whose amino-acid sequence MKIFAFAAVVSVCLADRLPSHFGYASPQPSSAFSHRSRPASRPSFSAPRPAPQPTYSAPRSAPGPIVPILVDDRVHPDAAGAYSFNVETGDGISRQESGSPIPAKEGPVTAMSGSYSFTLPDGQQFELRFVADENGFQPQSPFLPVAPAFPHPIPAHALRQIERARQGPSQGYSAPSRPSRPSNSYGSPQ is encoded by the exons ATGAAGATC TTTGCTTTCGCCGCAGTTGTATCAGTCTGTCTGGCTGACAGACTGCCCAGTCACTTCGGCTATGCCTCTCCTCAACCTTCTTCAGCCTTCAGCCACAGGTCGCGACCTGCATCTCGTCCTTCCTTTTCCGCCCCAAGACCTGCTCCTCAGCCAACCTACTCCGCCCCAAGATCTGCTCCCGGACCAATAGTGCCCATCCTTGTGGACGACCGCGTCCACCCCGACGCCGCCGGCGCTTACAGCTTCAATGTTGAGACCGGTGACGGCATCTCACGCCAGGAAAGTGGATCGCCTATTCCCGCCAAGGAGGGTCCCGTCACGGCCATGTCCGGATCCTACTC CTTCACCCTTCCTGACGGACAACAGTTCGAACTTCGCTTCGtagctgacgagaacggcttccagcctcaGTCGCCCTTCCTTCCCGTGGCGCCAGCcttccctcatcccatccccgcccacgccctcaggCAAATCGAACGCGCCCGTCAAGGACCTTCTCAGGGATACAGCGCCCCTTCTCGACCCTCTCGCCCTTCGAATTCCTACGGCTCTCCTCAGTGA
- the LOC113811406 gene encoding cuticle protein AM1239, whose protein sequence is MKIFVFAALVSVCLADRLPSHFGYASPQPSSAFSHRSRPASRPSFSAPRPAPQPTYSAPRSAPGPIVPILVDDRVHPDAAGAYSFNVETGDGISRQESGSPIPAKEGPVTAMSGSYSFPLPDGQQFELRFVADENGFQPQSPFLPVAPAFPHPIPAHALRQIERARQGPSQGYSAPSRPSRPSNSYGFPQ, encoded by the exons ATGAAGATC tttgtatTCGCCGCACTTGTATCAGTCTGTCTGGCTGACAGACTGCCCAGTCACTTCGGCTATGCCTCTCCTCAACCTTCTTCAGCCTTCAGCCACAGGTCGCGACCTGCATCTCGTCCTTCCTTTTCCGCCCCAAGGCCTGCTCCCCAGCCAACCTACTCCGCCCCAAGATCTGCTCCCGGACCAATAGTGCCCATCCTTGTGGACGACCGCGTCCACCCCGACGCCGCCGGCGCTTACAGCTTCAATGTTGAGACCGGTGACGGCATCTCACGCCAGGAAAGTGGATCGCCTATTCCCGCCAAGGAGGGTCCCGTCACGGCCATGTCCGGATCCTACTC CTTCCCCCTTCCTGACGGACAACAGTTTGAGCTTCGCTTCGtagctgacgagaacggcttccagcctcaGTCGCCCTTCCTTCCCGTGGCGCCAGCcttccctcatcccatccccgcccacgccctcaggCAAATCGAACGCGCCCGTCAAGGACCTTCTCAGGGATACAGCGCCCCTTCTCGACCCTCTCGCCCTTCGAATTCCTATGGCTTTCCTCAGTAG
- the LOC113811405 gene encoding cuticle protein AM1239-like, producing MKFIVIAAAVSVCLADKLPSHFGYASQPSSAFSHRSRPASRPSFSAPRPAPQPTYSAPRSAPGPIVPILVDDRVHPDAAGAYSFNVETGDGISRQESGSPIPTKEGPVTAMSGSYSFTLPDGQQFELRFIADENGFQPQSAFLPVAPAFPHPIPAHALEQIERARQEDAARSRQGSSQGYSAPVPSRSSRPSNSYGFPQ from the exons ATGAAGTTT ATTGTCATCGCTGCAGCTGTATCAGTCTGCTTGGCTGACAAGCTGCCCAGTCACTTCGGCTATGCCTCTCAGCCTTCTTCAGCCTTTAGCCACAGGTCGCGACCTGCATCTCGCCCTTCCTTTTCCGCCCCAAGACCTGCTCCCCAGCCAACTTACTCCGCCCCAAGATCTGCTCCCGGACCAATAGTGCCCATCCTTGTGGACGACCGCGTCCACCCCGACGCCGCCGGCGCTTACAGCTTCAATGTTGAGACCGGTGACGGCATCTCACGCCAGGAAAGTGGATCGCCTATTCCCACCAAGGAGGGTCCCGTCACGGCCATGTCCGGATCTTACTC CTTTACCCTTCCTGACGGACAACAGTTTGAGCTTCGCTTCAtagctgacgagaacggcttccagcctcaGTCAGCCTTCCTGCCCGTGGCCCCagccttccctcaccccatccccgcccacgcccttgagCAGATCGAGCGCGCCCGTCAGGAGGATGCTGCTCGTTCCCGCCAAGGATCTTCTCAGGGATACAGCGCCCCCGTCCCTTCCCGCTCCTCACGCCCCTCTAACTCCTATGGCTTCCCACAGTAA